Genomic window (Bacillus marinisedimentorum):
GGTTGGTAAAACGGCATTCGCGCTTAATATCGCTCAGAATGTCGCCACCAAGACAGATGAGAACGTTGCGATTTTCAGCCTTGAGATGGGCGCTGAGCAGCTTGTCATGAGGATGCTGTGTGCAGAAGGGAATATTGATGCAACAAGGCTCAGGACCGGCAAGCTGACCCCTGATGACTGGCAGAAGCTGACGATGGCAATGGGAAGCTTATCGAATGCCGGTGTATACATTGATGACACCCCCGGCATCAAAGTCGGCGATATCCGGGCCAAATGCCGCCGCTTGAAGCAGGAAAAAGGGCTTGGCATGATCCTGATTGACTATTTGCAGCTGATCCAGGGGAACGGCCGAAGCGGCGAAAACAGGCAGCAGGAAGTTTCCGAAATTTCCCGGGCATTGAAAGGACTTGCCAGGGAGCTTGAAGTCCCTGTCATCGCCCTGTCCCAGCTTTCCCGCGGTGTGGAATCGCGCCAGGATAAACGGCCGATGATGTCCGATATCCGTGAGTCCGGAAGTATCGAGCAGGATGCCGACATTGTCGCATTCCTGTACCGAGATGACTATTATGACAAAGAAAGTGAAAACAAGAACATCATTGAAATCATTATCGCAAAACAGCGTAACGGCCCGGTCGGAACCGTTGAGCTTGCGTTTGTAAAAGAATATAACAAGTTCGTCAATCTCGAACGGCGCCATCAGGAAAATGAGATTCCTTCCGGTGCGTAAACCGCCTCTTGCAGGCGGTTATTTTTTTGTACTGTGGAGATAATGGGATTGTTTCCTGTATGAGTTTCGTGCAATTTAGTGCCAGGCATTCTCTAGGGGTCATCCAGTGGGTCAATGCCTGGCACTTTTCGCGTATAGGCTAGTTTTAAGTGGCAGGAATAAAAGCGAACATAATTAATGTATGTATTAATAATGTTCGTATTTTATTGACTTTATTGCACTAAATTGATACACTGAATGTGGATTTTAACTGAAATTAAAGAACGAGAATAACAGCGGAGGTGCGGTACATGTCTTCAGTAGTAGTTGTCGGCACGCAGTGGGGAGATGAAGGAAAAGGGAAGATCACCGATTATTTATCCGAAAATGCGGAAGTGGTCGCGCGCTATCAGGGTGGAAATAATGCGGGCCATACCATTGCATTCAGTGGGAAAACGTATAAACTTCACTTGATTCCATCAGGTATTTTTTATGAAGATAAAGTATGTGTGCTCGGAAATGGCATGGTCATCGATCCAAAAGCGATCATTAAGGAGCTTGAATATCTTCATAACGAAGGAGTTAATACAGACAACCTCCGCATCAGCAACCGGGCGCATGTCATTTTGCCTTATCATCTTAAGCTTGATGAAGTTGAAGAAGAGCGGAAAGGCGCCAACAAAATCGGTACAACCAAGAAGGGGATCGGCCCTGCATATATGGATAAAGCGGCCCGAAACGGAATCAGGATTGCCGATTTGCTGGATCGGGCGGAATTTGAACGGAAGCTTGCTGAAAACCTCAAGGAGAAAAACCGCCTCCTGGAAAAATTTTATGAAACAGAAGGGTTCAAAATCGAAGACATCCTTGATGAATATTACGAATATGGGCAGCAGATTGCCCGCTATGTCACCGATACATCAGTTGTATTGAACGATGCACTTGACGGAGGACGCCGGGTCCTTTTTGAAGGGGCTCAGGGAGTCATGCTCGATATCGACCAGGGCACATATCCATTTGTGACTTCCTCAAATCCGATCGCTGGCGGCGTGACGATAGGATCTGGTGTCGGGCCTACAAAAATCAATCATGTTGTAGGGGTTTCAAAAGCTTATACAACAAGGGTCGGCGATGGTCCTTTCCCGACTGAACTGAATGACGAAATCGGGAATCAAATTCGGGAAGTCGGCCGTGAATACGGAACCACGACAGGTCGTGCCCGCAGAGTCGGCTGGTTTGACAGCGTCGTCGTCCGCCATGCCCGCCGTGTAAGCGGAATAACCGATCTGTCACTCAACTCGATCGATGTCCTGACAGGTATTGAAACATTGAAAATATGCACAGCTTATAAATATAAAGGGGAAATCATCGAGGAATTTCCGGCAAGCCTGAAAGTCCTTGCTGAATGTGAACCTGTTTATGAAGAACTGCCGGGGTGGGAAGAGGATATTACAGGTGTCCGCAATTTAAGCGAACTTCCTGCCAATGCCCGCCATTATATTGAACGGATTTCCCAGCTGACAGGCATTCCGCTTTCCATTTTCTCTGTCGGACCGGACCGGAGCCAGACAAATATGGTCCGCAGTGTGTATGCAAACGACTAAAATAAGGTAAATACAGATTGTGAAAAAAGGCTGCCGCTGCTTTAAAAGGCAGCCTTTTTTCATTGGAAAGTATAAGTTGTCATCACGGAGTATGTTGATGCAATGGCCAATTTAAAGAATAGTGATAATGGCAGCTGCGCACCTGTCTTCGCCAATCGGCGTATTTTCTTTATATGGAATTCTGCAGTTATAAAAAATAATGGAAGTATTTCAGATTTTTAGTTGCGCAGCTACCAGGTTATGTGCTAATATAATTTTTGTTGTTAACGAGCCATTAGCTCAGTTGGTAGAGCATCTGACTTTTAATCAGAGGGTCGGAGGTTCGAGTCCTCCATGGCTCACCATGAAGGCCCCTTGGTCAAGTGGTTAAGACACCGCCCTTTCACGGCGGTATCAGGGGTTCGAATCCCCTAGGGGTCATACATTAAAAAAGATGGGATGTGAAGCAGCCTGGTGCTGTATTACGTTCCATCTTTTTTGTTTTCTATGTGGGGCACTGAATGCAGATTCAGTGCCTGTAATGAGGCAGGAAACGGAAATAGGGGCACTGAATGCAGATTCAGTGCCTGTAATGAGGCAAGAAACGGAAATAGGGGCACTGAATGTTGATTCAGTACCATACCTATAATATCCTCTAAAGAGTAAATATAGTCTTAGAAGCGATCAGAGACACCAACAATTCTCCATTCAGCACTGTCTCTCATTCTACTCACGCAACAACAAAGGATCGTAATTACGCACTCTTCCTCTATATGCAATCGAACACCAAATTCAATCCCGCATGGGAGGCTGAACTTCCCCCTCACCCACCATCCGACACTTTTTTACAAAATCCCCACTTCCAAACTAAACCTAACAGAAAAAGGAAGATAGCCCCAGGGGTTTATTACAGAACCATTACAAAACCCACCACTTTTTGGAACGTATACTACAATTCTGTTACAGAAGGCTCAATTTCTTCACTAGTCTATTAAATTATGATAATTTAAAATGGCGTGTTAATAAAATAATTATATTTTAAAAGCAATAGAGAGAAAGAACTAAAAATGTTTGTAGGGGGAGAACCGTGTTAGTACAGGATCGACCGAACGTACAGTCTAAAAAAGTGAAAAAAGCAGGCAGCCGGATTGGCGGAATGGTGGCGAAATCTGTTGCCGTACTGACAGCAGCAGCCATTTTATCCTTTAATTCAGCATCAGCAGAAGAAAACATCCAGACCGTCTACCATATTTATCTTGGTGAAACCAAGGTAGGAACAGTCGATGAAAAGTCTGTGGTAGATGAAGTAGTGGAAGAGAAAGCGGAAGCTCTGAAGGAAAAGTACCCTGATCTCGAATTTTCATACGGAAATCAGGTGACGATTGTTCCGGAAAAGACGTTTCGTGCCCAGTTTCATAATGAGACGGTAGAAAAAGCACTTGATGAGTCGCTGGCTGTAAAAGCCTCTGCCTTTGCCATTAAAGCTGGGGACGAAATCGTCGGCTATGTAAAAGATGAAAAAGCGGCGAAAGAAGTCATCCGCCAGTTGACACTTCAGTTTACCAGTGAAGAAGAACTGAAGATTTACGAAGCAGTCCAAAACGGAGAGAAAGATATTTCGGATTCCACTATTAAAGATATCCGTTTTTCCGTTGAACCAAACATCGAAAAAGGATTTTCTTTACCTGGAGATATTATGACAGTGGAGGAAGCCCTTCAGCAGCTTAAAACGGGGAAAGTGGTAGAAAAAACCCATTCTATTCGGGAAGACGAAGTGCTTGTCAATATTGCGGAACAATATGAACTATCTTTGAAGCAGCTGCTGACACTTAATCCGGAAATCACGGAGGACAGCCTTCTCCATATCGATGACAAAGTAAACGTAACGGCAAAATCACCTTTCATTAATGTCATCGTAGAGAAAGAAAAAGATGTGAATGAAAAAATCCCTCATAAAGTCGAAATCGTTAAAGATGAAGATATGTACAAAGGTGAGACCAAAGTAAAACAAGAAGGATACGATGGCGAGAAAAAAGTGCGGTATCTTCTTGTTGAAGTAAACGGCCAAAATACTAAAAAAGAAATCCTGGCAGAAGAAACGGTAAAAGAAAAAAAGGATAAAATCCTGATTAAAGGAACGAAAGTGATGCCGTCACGCGGGACAGGCACCTTTACCTGGCCGGCTGTCGGCGGTACGGTAACAAGCAAAATGGGTTACCGGTGGGGCCGGGAGCATAAAGGCATCGATATTGCCGGCGTCAGTAACAGAACGATAAAGGCTGCGGACAACGGCAAGGTCGTATATGCAGGTAACAGTGGTGCATATGGAAATAAAGTAATCATTGACCATAACAACGGCTATCGGACTTTATATGCCCACCTCAGTTCCATATCAGTCAGTGTCGGTGATACCGTACCGCGCGGCTCGAAAATCGGAGTCATGGGCTCAACCGGAAGATCCACAGGTGTCCACCTTCATTTTGAGGTTACCAAAAATGGTGCACTGAAAAATCCATTAGACTTTTTCTAATAGCATGAGAACCTTCGGCTGCAGCCGGAGGTTCTTTTCATACGGATATACGATAGGATGATTCTCTCTTTTTTGAAAAGCTATGCTCCCTGTTTAAACAGCGCATGAAACAGCTTCAAAAACAGGAGTGAAATCCGCAGGGCCCTTATTAAGGCTCTCAGCCAATCGAACCCCTGCAGTGGGAGGTCTGTCAGTCTGCCTGGTCAATTCGGGTTGATCCTGTTTAAAAAAAGGCCGAAAATCAATAATAAGGTCCAGCATAAACTATCACGCTGAAGAAAATATGTTAATAAACTATGGCATGGCAGAAATTTGCGAAAAGAAACGTGTTTATGGAACAGGCAGACAGGATAGTAATATATATCTTATGCACTTTTTGAATAACTGGGTTCTGCAAGAAAAACGTCCGCTTCCTGAAAAAGTCAAAAGATGCTTTCATGCACATGACATGATAAAGTATAAGAGTGGACTTTTTATCGCAGAAAGATGAAAAGGAGAGACAGACAATGGACAAACATATATTAGTCGTTGATGATGAGCAGCCAATCGCAGACATTTTGCAATTCAATCTTGAAAAAGAGGGGTTCGAGGTGACCTGTGCCTACGATGGCGATGAAGCACTCCAGAAGGTTGAGGAAGTGAAGCCCGACCTTATTTTGCTGGATATTATGCTTCCGCAAAAAGATGGTATGGAAGTGTGCCGCGAAATCCGTAAAAAATATGAAATGCCGATCATCATGCTGACCGCCAAGGACTCGGAGATCGATAAAGTGCTTGGCCTTGAACTCGGAGCAGACGACTATGTGACAAAACCGTTTTCTGCACGTGAACTGATTGCCAGGGTCAAGGCGAATCTGCGCCGCCATCAGCAAGAAGAAGACAATGGAAGCGATGACACGAACGAAATTGAAATCGGTTCCCTTGTCATTCACCCTGATGCGTATGTCGTATCCAAGCGCGGCGAAACGATTGAGCTCACCCACCGTGAATTCGAACTGCTTCATTATCTCGCCAAGCATATCGGCCAGGTCATGACCCGTGAGCATTTATTGCAGACGGTCTGGGGATATGATTATTTCGGCGACGTCCGGACAGTTGATGTCACCGTCCGGCGCCTGAGGGAAAAAATTGAGGATAACCCGAGTCACCCGGCATGGATCGTGACCCGGAGAGGGGTAGGCTATTATCTCCGCAATCCTGAACAGGAGTAAGATTACATGAGAAAAATCGGTTTCTTTAAATCGATTCATTTTAAGTTCATTCTTATTTATACGCTGTTGATCCTGATCGCCATGCAGGTCATCGGCGTTTATTTTGTGCGCGAACTTGAAGATAGTTTAATGAATAACTTTGATGAATCGCTGCGGGAGCGGTCGCAGATGCTCGCTTCCTCTGTTGAGCAGGAAATGACGAAGGATCGTTCCGCAGAAGACAGTAAAACATTAGAAGAGGATATCCGCAGTTTGCTTAGTGATATACAATCCGATAACGTCCTTGAAGTCCAGGTGATCGATACCAATCAGCGTGTTGTGGGTACATCGAATCCTTACAAGCAATCGTTTGTCGGAAAGCGGACAACAGAGCGGATGGTCGATATTGCACTTGTTTCCGGCCAGGGCGATACGCGAAGGCTTCTTGACCGGGGACAGCGTCTGACCGCGAGAACGATGCCTGTTAAATCAAACGGGTCGGTACTTGGTGTCATCTATCTTGTCGCTTCTATGGAAGAAATTTATGATGAAATGAACCAGATCAATGGTATTTTTGCCACTGGAACGCTCATTTCGATGCTGATCACAGCATTGCTCGGCATTTTTCTGGCGCAGACGATCACAAGGCCGATATCAGATATGAAACGGCAGGCACGAGTCATGGCCCGCGGAGACTTCTCACGTAAAGTCAAAGTGTATGGGGACGATGAAATTGGGCAGCTTGCCCTTACCTTCAACGATTTGACTACAAAGCTGAAGCTCGCCCAGGATATGACCGAAGAAGAGCGGAAAAAATTAAGCTCTGTTCTCGCTCATATGACCGATGGCGTCATTGCTGCTGACAGGCAGGGACACGTCATTTTAATGAATAATCAGGCTGAAAAAATGCTGCATGTTTCACGTGAAACAACAATTGGTGAATCGCTGTTATCCATTCTTCCAATCGAGTCGGACATTTCACTTGAAAATATTTATGAAGATGACGATTCGCTTATTTTTGATTTTTATACCGGCAAGGATGAGGAATCGATCATCCGTGCAAACTTCTCGATTATTCAAAATGAACACGGCTATCCGAATGGTTTTATGACTGTATTATATGATGTTACAGAGCAGGAGAGGATTGAACAGGAACGCCGTGAATTTGTTGCTAACGTTTCACATGAATTAAGGACGCCGCTGACAACGATGAAAAGTTATATCGAAGCCCTGACTGATGGGGCATGGCAGGATAAAGAGATCGCACCGCGCTTCCTCGGTGTCACTCAGACGGAAACAGAGCGGATGATCCGGCTTGTCAATGACTTGCTGCAGCTGTCCAAGCTTGATAGTAAAGATATCAAGCTGAATTTAAACCGTGTCAATTTCACGCCTTTTTATCACGGCATTATTGACCGGTTCGAATTATCGAAAGCTCAAAATGTTTCGTTTGAGCGGATCATTCCGGATGAGAACTTATATGTTTATATAGATGCGGACCGGGTAACCCAGGTCATTGATAATATCATTTCAAACGCCTTGAAATATTCTCCTGAAGGCGGAAAAGTCACGTTCAAGCTTATTCATAATCCGACGGATATCCAGATCAGTATTAAAGACCAGGGAATGGGGATTCCAAAGGATAACTTATCAAAGGTATTCGAACGTTTCTACCGTGTTGACAAGGCGCGCTCCCGCAAAATGGGCGGAACTGGCCTCGGACTTGCTATTGCAAAGGAAATCATCCAGCTTCATGGCGGAAGGATCTGGGCAGAAAGTGAAGAGGGGAAAGGGACAGCCATTAACTTTGTCCTTCCTCTTGAGAGAGATCGCGAGGATGATGTGCTATGACAAGAAAAAACCTCGAAACAATGAAGACGGTAGCGCTTACCCTCCTGGTCATCTTGAGTGTTGTATTAACGTACAGCATTTGGACATACCAGCCTGAATATGAAAGGATTCCAAATGCTGAATATCTCCAGGACGTGAGCATTGCCGATAAACGGTATCCAAGCCAGCTGATCAGGCCTTCCTCCGTTATGCTGAATACAGGCGGGCACCATTATGGGTTAATGGATCAATCCCTTGTGAACAAACTGTACCGGGAGATGCAAAACTGGACGTTTCACCAGCTGTATCCGCTCGAAATAACGGACCAGGATGTTTTCAATAAAAAAATTGACCGGAACAATACACTTGAAATCATTTTTCCTACGGAGATTCCACTCGGTGTTTTTGAAAGAATCTTTACGTTTTCGGCAGATTTAAAAGCATCCCACGCATTTGACCGGGTCATTATTGATTATTCCGTGGCAGAAGACAGCCAGCCCGAAGCGTTTTTCGTGTCGTATGATACTCAGAATGTTTACGGGGCAAAGTTGAGCAATTTGAACCTTGAGTACTTGATCAATACGTTTACTAAAGTGACAGGGGACTATAAGCCGCATTTCTTGCAGACCATCTCGGAACAAAAGGAATTTTTCTTGCCGGCTGAAGACGTCCGATTGAAATCATACACCTTTTTCACAGATAAGCTGAACCCGGATTTGTTCAGCGAAGCGCTGTTCAGCAATAAGAACCTTGTGAAAAATTATAAAAAAGATATCGGGGAACAGACGTACACCGACGGCACCCGCGCGCTCGAAACGTTACAGGAAAACAGCCTGATGCGGTTTCAAAACCAGGTGCCGTCGGCAGGCCTGCAAAAAGATCCCGCCGAACTCGTGCTTGACAGTGTCGAGTTTGTCAATGACCATGCCGGCTGGGTGGATACGTACTATTTATTTGATTGGACAACCCTTCAAAATGAAGCGGAGTTCCGTCTGTATCTGGCCCACTATCCTGTTTTCGATGTTTCTCCAGTTATCAGGGAAAATCAATCTATTGAAACAGCAGCTTTAAGCCTGTCCTGGAACAATGAGGGAGTGAACCGCTATACAAGGCCGCTTCTATACTTGCAAGGCGACCCGCTTGAAAATGAAACAGCTGATATCACACTGCCATCCGGACAAAAGGTGATCGAGGCACTGGAGAAAAGGCAGGGATTTGACTCGGAAATGATCGAGGATATTAAAATTGGATTTGCGCTGGATGATAAAGTGCCGGAAGTTCTCCTTTTCAAGCCCGCATGGTTCATCCGTTTCAACGGCAGATGGGAACAGGTATCCATGAAAGAGGAATCAGGCGGGGAGGGTATAAAAATTGGATTGGAATAAAACAAAAACCATTTTTATATTGTCTTTCCTCGTTCTGAATGTTTTCCTGACCTTCCAGCTTATTGAAAAAATCAATAAATCGCAGCTGGACCAGGTGACTGAATCCACCATCGAGGAACAGTTGGAAGAGGAGGACATCACGTATCCGGCGATTCCGAAAAATAACGAAATCAAGCAATATATAAGCGGGAAAAGCAAAAAATTCACCCCTGATGAACTGGGTGACCTCGACGGGCAGAATATCAACATCAGGAACGAAACGATGATCATGTCCACCTTTGAAGAACCAGTGCAGTTTTCGGAAGAAATGAGCGATGAGGAATTGCGGGCACTTATGGAAAACAATGTCATGCACGGTGAAGATTATACGTATTGGGGCCATGATGAATCGAATAATGTTCTTATGTTCTTTCAGACATATAAAAACAGTACGATTTACTTTAATAAAAACGGGATGGTCCTGATGGAATTGAATGAGGATAATGAAATTACCCGTTATTATCAGACCTATCTGGTCGATCTTGAAGAAATGGACGTGGAGGAACAGAGCATCCTGCCTGCAATTAAGGCCATCGAAAACCTCTATCGGAAATACATGCTTCCTTCTGGCAGTGAAATCACACATATCAGTATGGGGTATTACACGCTTGTCCCACTTTCAGGAGGTGGCCAGGTGGTGGCCCCTACATGGCATATAAGGCTAAAAGAGGGAAAAAGCTTTTTTGTCAATGCAGTTGAAGGGCAAGTCATTGAAGTGAAGGCCGAAGAGTTTTTGGAACAAGTTTATCAATAGTGGAGTGAAGTATAAATGGGTTTACATTTCAGTGTTCTGGCCAGCGGCAGCTCCGGTAATGCATTTTATATCGGAACCGGCAAACAGAAACTGCTAGTCGATGCCGGACTAAGCGGCAAAAAAATGGAAGAACTGATGCGTCAGAGGCAAATCAATCCCGAAGAGCTTGACGGCATCCTAGTGACACATGAACACAGCGACCATATAAAAGGGCTCGGCATTCTTGCCCGGCGGTACAAGCTGCCGATTTACGCAAATGAAAAAACATGGCAGGCGATGGACAGCATGATCGGCAAAGTCGATACAGGCCAAAAGTTCGTCTTTGATATGGAGACGGTAAAAACGTTCGGCGATCTTGATGTCGAATCATTCGGCGTGTCCCATGATGCGGCGGAACCGATGTTTTATGTCTTTCATCATGAAGGAAAAAAAGTGTCGCTTGCCACCGACACCGGTTATGTAAGCGACAGGATTAAAGGAACGCTCCGTGATTCGGATATGATCATCTTTGAAGCGAATCATGACGTCGACATGCTGAGGATGGGCCGTTATCCGTGGAATGTGAAGCGAAGAATCTTAAGCGACGTCGGACACGTTTCAAATGAAGACGCTGCACTCGCCCTCGCTGATATAATTGGAGATAAGACAAAGCGTATTTATTTGGCTCATTTAAGTAAAGATAACAATATTAAAGATCTTGCCAGAATGTCGGTGGCCCAGACACTTGAACAAAAAGGCTTAGCCATTGGTGAACAACAGTTTGGCCTGTATGATACCGATCCGCAGGAACCGACTGAAATCATTACATTATAGGACCGGTTATCCCTGATTTGTAAAAAATGTTTTCATACTGAAAAGAAAAGGGAACAGAAAAGGAGACTTTTGTTCGGGCTTTGACATCCATTTGATACATTTTCCATTTATAATCATCAATGAGGAGCCAGGAAAAATGGCTTCGCAAGATCCAGCACAATTCATAAAATAATTCCCTCAAAAATGAAAGGATTGGTGCTTACAATGGGATATTATGATGATGAGTATGAGAACCGCAGAAGCAAACGGCGCGGCGGATGGTTCAAAGGACTGTTCGGTGTCATCATCGGTGCCCTTATCGTTCTTTTTTCCCTGCCGTTTCTGCTTGAATCAGGGATCGTACCGGGAGTCTCTGGACAACAAGACGAACCAATTGTCGGCAGCAGCGAGGAAAACGGCAATGATGAGATGCCATCGACCACACAGAATGTCAATGTTGATGTAAACACCGCTGTAACTGAAGCGGTTGATAAAGTGTCAGAAGCTGTAGTGGGTGTCGTAAACCTTCAGCAGGCCGATTTCTGGTCGCAGCAGGAAGGCGGCGAGACGCAGGAAGCAGGGACAGGTTCAGGCGTCATCTATAAAAAGGAAAATGGCGAAGCGTTTGTCGTCACGAATAATCACGTAGTCCAGGGCGCCAGCCAGATTGAAGTCAGCCTTGCCGACGGCACAAAAGTCCCGGCAGAAATGGTTGGAACCGACATTTTCACGGATCTTGCCGTTTTGAAGATGGATGCGGAACATGTTGAAAAAGTAGCTGAGTTCGGCAACTCGGAAAACCTGAAACCAGGTGAACCAGCGCTTGCCATCGGCAATCCGCTCGGACTTCGTTTTTCAGGATCCGTGTCCAAAGGAATCATCAGCGGCCTTGAACGTACAATTCCGGTTGATTTGAATGGGGACGGCACCCAGGACTGGCAGGCTGAAGTCATCCAGACGGATGCGGCGATCAACCCGGGTAACAGCGGCGGTGCCCTTGTCAATATCAACGGCCAGGTCATCGGAATCAATTCAATGAAGATTGCCCAGTCGGCGGTTGAAGGGATCGGACTTGCGATTCCGACGTCCACGGTCATCCCGATCATTGAACAGCTTGAGAAGAACGGGGAAGTAAAACGGCCATATATGGGTGTCAGCATCCGTTCTCTCAGCGAAGTGCCGAAATACCACTGGCAGGAAACATTAAAGCTTCCTGAAGATATCAAATCAGGTGTTTTTGTGGAAGGTGTCGTACCAATGTCCCCTGCAGGAAAAGCAGGCCTCAAGGAGCTTGATGTCATTACGGCGCTTGATGGCGAGCCAATTGAAAATGTACTGGATCTCCGACAATACCTGTATCAAGATAAACAGATTGGCGAGAAATTGGCGATTACGTTTTATCGGAACGGCAAGAAACAGACAACAGAAATGACGCTGGCAGAAGATCAGAATAGAGCACAATAAGAGCAAGGAGAAGCCTTCCAAGTAATGAATGGAAGGCTTTCTTTTTGAAGTTGAT
Coding sequences:
- a CDS encoding S1C family serine protease; translated protein: MGYYDDEYENRRSKRRGGWFKGLFGVIIGALIVLFSLPFLLESGIVPGVSGQQDEPIVGSSEENGNDEMPSTTQNVNVDVNTAVTEAVDKVSEAVVGVVNLQQADFWSQQEGGETQEAGTGSGVIYKKENGEAFVVTNNHVVQGASQIEVSLADGTKVPAEMVGTDIFTDLAVLKMDAEHVEKVAEFGNSENLKPGEPALAIGNPLGLRFSGSVSKGIISGLERTIPVDLNGDGTQDWQAEVIQTDAAINPGNSGGALVNINGQVIGINSMKIAQSAVEGIGLAIPTSTVIPIIEQLEKNGEVKRPYMGVSIRSLSEVPKYHWQETLKLPEDIKSGVFVEGVVPMSPAGKAGLKELDVITALDGEPIENVLDLRQYLYQDKQIGEKLAITFYRNGKKQTTEMTLAEDQNRAQ